The following are encoded in a window of Collinsella aerofaciens genomic DNA:
- a CDS encoding IS110 family transposase has translation MPHVTSIGLDVHARSVAAAAFNPFTGEVVHRDFGTDAAEIAEWALGFEEPRACYESGPTGFHMARELRALGLDCAVAAVSKMQRPAADARRKNDRRDAEFIARMLATHNIVEVPLPDAAVEAARDLDRALDDATAEYRRARQRLNMFLIRLGHVWDERNADGARKGSWTRAHWRWISGIRLEGPQRDVLEYYVTAARCAESDRRQLEKKVLALARTDRWRPAVEALSCIKGIDTLTAFRLAAEAGSFTRFRTAPAFASWCGLVPSERSSGETERRGGITKTGNRLARTALVESAWHYLTCTPRPKAPAPGADVPAAIRARADDCTARLCRRREALAAAGKSSCKANAAVARELACWVWEIGRRAEGTLG, from the coding sequence GGTCGCCGCCGCGGCGTTCAACCCCTTCACCGGCGAGGTGGTGCACCGTGACTTCGGGACGGACGCCGCCGAGATCGCGGAGTGGGCCCTCGGGTTCGAGGAGCCCAGGGCCTGCTACGAGAGCGGCCCCACCGGCTTCCACATGGCGCGCGAGCTGCGCGCGCTCGGCCTCGACTGCGCCGTGGCAGCCGTCTCCAAGATGCAGAGGCCAGCGGCGGACGCGCGCCGCAAGAACGACCGGCGCGACGCCGAGTTCATCGCCCGCATGCTCGCCACCCACAACATCGTGGAGGTCCCGCTGCCCGATGCGGCCGTCGAGGCCGCCCGGGACCTCGACCGCGCCCTCGACGACGCCACGGCGGAGTACCGCCGCGCCAGGCAGCGCCTCAACATGTTCCTGATCAGGCTGGGCCACGTCTGGGACGAGCGCAACGCCGACGGGGCGAGGAAGGGATCCTGGACGCGCGCCCACTGGAGGTGGATATCCGGGATCAGGCTCGAGGGGCCCCAGCGCGACGTGCTCGAGTACTACGTCACGGCCGCGAGGTGCGCGGAGTCGGACCGCCGGCAGCTCGAGAAGAAGGTGCTCGCCCTCGCCCGGACCGACCGGTGGCGCCCGGCCGTCGAGGCGCTCTCCTGCATCAAGGGAATCGACACCCTGACGGCCTTCAGGCTCGCAGCCGAGGCGGGCTCCTTCACGAGGTTCCGGACGGCCCCGGCCTTCGCGAGCTGGTGCGGGCTGGTCCCGTCGGAGCGCTCGAGCGGCGAGACCGAGCGGCGCGGCGGGATAACCAAGACGGGCAACCGGCTCGCCAGGACGGCACTGGTGGAGTCGGCGTGGCACTACCTGACGTGCACGCCCCGCCCGAAGGCCCCGGCGCCCGGCGCGGACGTCCCCGCGGCGATCCGGGCGCGCGCCGACGACTGCACCGCCAGGCTCTGCCGCCGCCGCGAGGCGCTGGCGGCGGCGGGCAAGAGCTCGTGCAAGGCAAACGCCGCCGTCGCGCGCGAGCTCGCCTGCTGGGTCTGGGAGATCGGGCGCCGGGCGGAGGGGACCCTCGGCTGA
- a CDS encoding ATP-binding protein: MFIGRTVEMSELNRLYGTGSFEMPVIYGRRRVGKTRLITEFIQGKKAIYFQARRTNAVANLHGFSQAILAGSVGAAGVSFRSFDEAFDALATMARTERLIVVIDEYPYLAQSNPEISSLLQDKIDHLYKETKLMLILCGSSLSFMEEQVLGYESPLYGRRTAQFKIMPLDFTTTLGLWQSMGREDAAVCYGMTGGIPAYIEKVDPTVSLEDNIKRLFLTPTGYLFEEPSNLLLQECRNPEQYDAIVQAIAQGRSKISEIASSMGIPASNVKSYVDKLASLGIVERELPLNETSNKRAVYLLSDQMFRFWYKFVPQNIGLIQNDMAEMAYRRIEPHVSDYMGTVFELICRQYVYELARAGELGVVPATVGRWWGTDNRTRTQEEIDLIVDDGEGAALFAECKWRNEPAGEDVLEKLVYRSELFRRQHKSYVIFSKRGFTQGCQEAAASRGDTKLISFAEMCERR; encoded by the coding sequence ATGTTTATCGGAAGAACAGTGGAAATGTCCGAGCTCAATCGACTGTATGGCACGGGCTCCTTTGAAATGCCTGTGATTTACGGCCGCCGTCGCGTGGGTAAAACGCGTCTTATCACAGAGTTTATCCAAGGCAAGAAGGCTATTTACTTTCAAGCTCGTCGTACCAATGCAGTGGCAAACCTGCACGGCTTTAGCCAGGCGATACTTGCGGGTTCGGTTGGTGCTGCAGGTGTGTCGTTTCGTAGTTTTGACGAGGCGTTCGATGCGTTGGCCACCATGGCTCGCACGGAACGTTTGATTGTCGTGATTGACGAGTATCCCTATCTCGCCCAATCGAATCCCGAGATCAGCTCGTTGCTGCAAGACAAGATCGATCACTTGTACAAAGAGACCAAGCTCATGCTTATCCTGTGCGGGTCGTCGCTTTCGTTCATGGAAGAGCAGGTGCTGGGCTACGAGAGTCCGCTATACGGTAGGCGTACGGCCCAGTTTAAGATCATGCCGCTGGATTTTACGACGACCCTCGGCTTGTGGCAGAGCATGGGTCGCGAAGACGCTGCGGTTTGCTATGGCATGACGGGCGGCATTCCTGCATATATCGAGAAAGTCGATCCTACCGTATCGCTCGAGGACAACATCAAACGTCTTTTTCTTACTCCTACGGGCTATCTCTTTGAGGAGCCGAGTAACCTGCTATTGCAAGAGTGCCGCAATCCCGAGCAATATGATGCGATCGTGCAAGCAATTGCCCAGGGGCGCTCGAAGATCTCAGAGATTGCGAGCTCTATGGGAATCCCTGCGAGCAACGTAAAGAGCTATGTGGATAAGCTGGCGTCGCTTGGGATTGTCGAGCGCGAGCTGCCCCTAAACGAGACGAGCAATAAGCGAGCCGTGTATCTGCTGAGCGACCAGATGTTTAGGTTCTGGTACAAGTTTGTGCCGCAGAACATTGGGCTGATTCAAAACGATATGGCCGAGATGGCGTATAGGCGCATTGAGCCGCACGTATCGGATTACATGGGTACGGTCTTTGAGCTTATATGCAGACAATACGTGTACGAACTCGCACGCGCGGGCGAACTTGGTGTGGTGCCGGCAACAGTTGGCCGTTGGTGGGGAACGGACAATCGGACGCGTACGCAGGAAGAGATCGATTTGATTGTCGACGACGGAGAGGGCGCGGCGCTCTTTGCGGAGTGCAAATGGCGTAACGAACCGGCAGGCGAGGATGTTCTGGAAAAGCTCGTGTACCGAAGCGAGCTCTTTAGGCGTCAGCATAAAAGCTACGTGATCTTCTCGAAGCGTGGCTTTACGCAAGGATGTCAGGAAGCTGCGGCGAGCAGGGGAGATACCAAGCTGATTTCATTTGCCGAGATGTGCGAGCGGAGATAA
- the xdh gene encoding selenium-dependent xanthine dehydrogenase, whose protein sequence is MAQEFTFTVNGVEHTTTENKPLLRYLRDDLHIHSAKDGCSEGACGTCTIHVDGAAVKACVLTTALAAGRNIVTVEGLPEDVREAFVYAFGAVGAVQCGFCIPGMVMAGAALIAEDPEPTEEQIKYAIRGNVCRCTGYKKIIEGISLAAAVLRGEKQIDEDLERGDDYGVGKRAFRIDVRKKVLGEGKYPDDIDELDQPGLTYASAVRSKYPRARVLSIDTSKAEALPGVVGILRAEDVPVNQVGHLIQDWDVMIAQGDITRCVGDAIVLVVAEDEATLEKAKKLVKIDYEPLEPVRNIAEARSADAPRLHDSFFAFGNTVELKDNVCQSRHVTRGDAAKALAESAFTVTQRFTTPFTEHAFLEPECAVAFPYKNGVKVQSTDQGAYDTRKECAHMFGWDSEPERVVVETMLVGGGFGGKEDVSIQHLAALAAYKFQRPVKCKLTRAESLAFHPKRHAMDGTFTLGCDAEGNFTGLDCEINFDTGAYASLCGPVLERACTHAVGPYKYQNTDIRGFGYYTNNPPAGAYRGFGVCQSEFALESLIDLLAEKVGLDPWEIRYRNAIEPGEVLPNGQIADCSTALKETLLEVKDAYYAHPGHAGIACAMKNAGVGVGLPDAGRCKIRVEDGRAVVYAATSDIGQGCNTVFLQDVAEACGLPLSCIANGECSTENAPDSGTTSGSRQTVVTGEAVRGAAFLLRDAMLDIEAGKPAPDTPVSAHGDGVKIEYDDGRAYQLRTQELVAGQGMHPQDPAAAIKALEGCEFGYVYLEPTDKLGADVPNPKSHICYGFATHVVILDDDGRVSEVYAAHDSGKVVNPISIQGQIEGGVLMGMGYALTEDWPLKDCVPQARYGTLGLFRAPEIPNIHAIYVEKDELLPVAYGGKGIGEIATIPTAPAVQNAYRAFDGKLRPDLPMVDTPYSRVRNRG, encoded by the coding sequence ATGGCACAGGAATTCACTTTTACCGTTAACGGTGTCGAGCACACGACGACGGAGAATAAACCACTGCTGCGCTATCTGCGCGACGACCTGCACATTCACTCCGCCAAGGACGGCTGCTCCGAGGGCGCCTGCGGCACCTGCACCATCCATGTGGACGGTGCGGCCGTCAAGGCGTGCGTACTGACCACTGCTCTTGCCGCCGGCCGTAACATCGTGACCGTCGAGGGCCTGCCCGAGGACGTGCGCGAGGCCTTTGTGTACGCCTTTGGCGCCGTGGGCGCCGTGCAGTGCGGTTTTTGCATCCCCGGCATGGTCATGGCGGGTGCAGCGCTGATCGCCGAGGACCCCGAGCCCACCGAGGAGCAGATCAAGTACGCCATCCGTGGCAATGTCTGCCGCTGCACCGGCTACAAAAAGATTATCGAGGGCATTTCGCTGGCAGCTGCGGTGCTCCGTGGCGAAAAGCAGATCGACGAGGATTTGGAGCGCGGCGACGACTACGGCGTGGGCAAGCGCGCCTTCCGCATCGACGTGCGTAAGAAGGTGCTCGGCGAGGGCAAGTATCCCGACGACATCGACGAGCTCGATCAGCCGGGTCTGACCTATGCCAGCGCCGTGCGCTCCAAGTACCCGCGCGCCCGTGTGCTCTCCATCGACACCTCCAAGGCCGAGGCCCTGCCCGGTGTGGTGGGCATCCTGCGCGCCGAGGACGTGCCGGTCAACCAGGTCGGCCACCTTATCCAGGACTGGGACGTCATGATCGCCCAGGGCGACATCACCCGCTGCGTGGGCGATGCCATCGTGCTGGTGGTTGCCGAGGACGAGGCGACGCTCGAGAAGGCCAAGAAGCTCGTAAAGATCGATTACGAGCCGCTGGAGCCCGTGCGCAACATCGCCGAGGCCAGGTCTGCCGACGCCCCGCGCCTGCACGACAGCTTCTTTGCCTTTGGCAACACGGTGGAGCTCAAGGACAACGTGTGCCAGAGCCGTCACGTGACGCGCGGTGACGCCGCCAAGGCGCTGGCAGAGAGCGCGTTTACCGTGACGCAGCGCTTTACCACGCCCTTTACCGAGCATGCCTTCTTGGAGCCCGAGTGCGCCGTTGCCTTCCCGTACAAGAATGGCGTCAAGGTGCAGTCGACCGACCAGGGCGCCTACGACACGCGCAAAGAGTGCGCTCACATGTTTGGCTGGGATAGCGAGCCCGAGCGCGTGGTCGTCGAGACCATGCTCGTGGGTGGCGGCTTTGGCGGCAAGGAGGACGTGTCCATCCAGCACTTGGCCGCGCTCGCCGCATATAAGTTCCAGCGTCCTGTGAAGTGTAAGCTCACGCGTGCCGAGTCGCTCGCTTTCCATCCCAAGCGTCACGCCATGGACGGCACCTTTACACTGGGCTGCGACGCCGAGGGCAACTTTACCGGCCTGGATTGCGAGATCAACTTTGATACCGGCGCCTACGCGTCGCTGTGCGGCCCGGTGCTCGAGCGCGCCTGTACGCATGCCGTCGGCCCCTACAAGTACCAGAACACCGACATTCGCGGCTTTGGCTACTACACCAACAACCCGCCCGCCGGTGCGTACCGCGGCTTTGGCGTTTGCCAGTCCGAGTTTGCGCTCGAGAGCCTGATCGACCTGCTGGCCGAGAAGGTCGGCCTGGATCCGTGGGAGATCCGCTACCGTAACGCCATCGAGCCGGGCGAGGTTTTGCCCAACGGCCAGATTGCCGATTGCTCCACGGCACTGAAGGAGACGCTGCTCGAGGTCAAGGATGCCTACTACGCGCATCCCGGACACGCCGGTATCGCCTGCGCCATGAAGAACGCCGGCGTGGGCGTGGGCCTGCCCGATGCCGGCCGCTGCAAGATCCGCGTCGAGGATGGCCGCGCCGTGGTCTACGCCGCCACGTCCGACATCGGCCAGGGCTGCAACACGGTCTTTTTGCAGGACGTTGCCGAGGCCTGCGGTCTGCCGCTGAGCTGCATTGCCAATGGCGAGTGCTCCACCGAGAACGCTCCCGACTCCGGCACCACGTCTGGCTCGCGTCAGACGGTCGTGACCGGCGAGGCCGTGCGCGGTGCCGCCTTCCTGCTGCGCGATGCCATGCTTGACATCGAGGCCGGCAAGCCCGCACCCGATACTCCCGTGAGCGCGCATGGCGACGGCGTCAAGATTGAGTACGACGACGGTCGCGCTTATCAGCTGCGCACGCAGGAGCTCGTCGCCGGCCAAGGTATGCATCCTCAGGATCCCGCGGCTGCCATCAAGGCGCTCGAGGGATGCGAGTTTGGCTACGTGTACCTGGAGCCGACCGACAAGCTGGGCGCCGACGTTCCCAACCCCAAGAGCCACATCTGCTACGGGTTTGCCACGCATGTGGTCATTCTGGATGATGACGGCCGCGTGAGCGAGGTCTATGCCGCGCACGATTCCGGCAAGGTGGTCAACCCCATCTCCATCCAGGGTCAGATCGAAGGCGGCGTGCTCATGGGTATGGGCTATGCGCTTACCGAGGACTGGCCGCTCAAGGACTGCGTACCCCAGGCAAGGTACGGTACGCTCGGGCTGTTCCGTGCGCCCGAGATTCCGAATATCCACGCCATCTACGTGGAGAAGGACGAGCTGTTGCCCGTGGCATACGGCGGCAAGGGCATCGGTGAGATCGCAACGATTCCCACGGCGCCCGCCGTACAGAACGCCTATCGCGCATTCGACGGCAAGCTGCGTCCGGATCTGCCCATGGTGGATACGCCGTACAGCCGCGTTCGCAACCGCGGGTAG
- a CDS encoding 4Fe-4S binding protein — protein MAKSIQHNVAYVACGSGCASAGGDARCSEGCIGCGACVTACPHGAIALVDGIARVDRSKCTGCGLCGVACPQRVIAFVPGYQNILVRCNNTDKGAIARKVCDTSCIGCGMCAKKCPAGAIRIEDNCAHIDGVDCLSCGMCAVVCPHGAIHDRTGIAAGV, from the coding sequence ATGGCCAAATCCATTCAACATAACGTGGCCTACGTTGCCTGCGGAAGCGGTTGCGCCTCCGCAGGCGGCGATGCCCGCTGCAGCGAAGGCTGCATTGGCTGTGGCGCCTGCGTCACGGCCTGCCCCCACGGCGCCATTGCGCTGGTCGATGGCATCGCCCGCGTGGACCGCTCCAAGTGCACGGGCTGTGGCCTGTGCGGCGTGGCGTGCCCGCAGCGCGTGATTGCCTTCGTCCCCGGCTACCAGAACATTCTGGTGCGCTGCAACAACACCGATAAGGGTGCCATTGCGCGCAAGGTCTGCGACACGAGCTGTATCGGTTGCGGTATGTGCGCCAAAAAGTGCCCTGCCGGCGCTATCCGCATCGAGGACAACTGCGCCCATATCGACGGCGTGGACTGCCTGTCGTGCGGCATGTGCGCCGTCGTCTGCCCGCATGGCGCCATCCACGACCGCACCGGCATCGCCGCCGGCGTGTAG
- the ygfK gene encoding putative selenate reductase subunit YgfK, translating to MSDIMRPIPFSQLMNWIIEEHKTQGAIFGVRKMVTANQEGALPIFDERIETPFGPAAGPNTQLAQNIVASYVAGSRFFELKTVQVMDGEELSKCVNKPCIVAQDECYNCEWSTELEVPQAFAEYVKAWFACHLIAREYGLGSPDGFVFNMSVGYDLEGIKSPKVDAYIEGMKDASGSDVWNECRAWALANLDKFEHVDAAFVESIPARVSNSITESTLHGCPPAEIERIATYLITEKGLNTYIKCNPTLLGYEFARQRLNELGFDYIVFDDTHFREDLQWADAVPMFERLIALCAERGLEFGVKLTNTFPVDVTRNELPSTEMYMSGRSLFSLTIEAARRITEQFDGKLRISHSGGATVYNIRALYDAGIWPVTLATDVLKPGGYERFSQMAGEFTDLDGKPFAGVSLDAVAAIQADSLTNPLYKKPLRPLPDRKVAGKSPLSDCFTTPCRTSCPIQQDIPAYLAAVDEGRYEDALNIIIERNALPFITGTICPHPCGRACERAFYEPEGAQIRASKLKAAREAMTAVLPKLRAQAIANDSERNVAVIGGGPAGLATAFFLTRAGVRVTIFEARDSLGGVVRHVIPEFRIASDDISHDAELCLAFGAKVQLNARVESIGELKAQGFTDVVVATGAWMPGSAGLGEGAELDVLEFLEAAKRGEKLELGEDVVVIGAGNTAMDAARVAKRLAGVKNVRLVYRRTKKQMPADEEELDLALADGVEFCELLAPKALNGAVLTCDVMELGEPDASGRRSPVATGETVELPATTVICAVGEGIDASLYDAAGVEHDRRGRLAATSTGVEGVWAAGDCRRGPATVVEAIADAAEVARAIAGVDFNKYADCNEQAGREDTCYERKGSLCRDKRNCTKTRCLGCGSVCEVCCDVCPNRANVAIKVPGLAKHQVVHVDGMCNECGNCAVFCPYQEGRPYKDKLTLFWSEQDMENSENEGFLAVGEDHFKVRVAGTVRTVSVDAVNTGLPEAVRLTIRAVRDNYSYLLKK from the coding sequence ATGAGCGACATCATGAGGCCGATCCCGTTTTCGCAGCTGATGAACTGGATCATCGAGGAGCACAAGACTCAGGGCGCCATCTTTGGCGTGCGCAAGATGGTCACGGCCAACCAGGAGGGAGCGCTTCCCATTTTTGACGAGCGCATCGAGACTCCGTTTGGCCCGGCCGCCGGCCCCAACACGCAGCTTGCCCAGAACATCGTGGCCTCTTATGTGGCCGGCTCCCGCTTCTTTGAGCTCAAGACCGTTCAGGTTATGGACGGCGAGGAGCTCTCCAAGTGTGTGAACAAGCCCTGCATTGTGGCACAGGACGAGTGCTACAACTGCGAGTGGTCGACCGAGCTCGAGGTTCCGCAGGCTTTTGCCGAGTACGTGAAGGCATGGTTTGCCTGCCACCTCATCGCTCGCGAGTACGGCCTGGGCAGCCCGGACGGATTTGTCTTTAACATGTCCGTGGGCTATGACCTCGAGGGCATCAAGAGTCCCAAGGTCGATGCGTACATTGAGGGCATGAAGGACGCTAGCGGCTCCGACGTCTGGAACGAGTGCCGCGCATGGGCGCTCGCCAACCTGGACAAGTTTGAGCATGTTGACGCCGCGTTTGTCGAGTCCATCCCGGCGCGCGTCTCCAACTCCATCACCGAGTCTACCCTGCACGGCTGCCCGCCGGCCGAGATCGAGCGCATCGCGACCTATCTGATCACCGAGAAGGGCCTCAACACCTACATCAAGTGCAACCCCACGCTGCTGGGCTATGAGTTTGCACGTCAGCGCCTCAACGAGCTGGGCTTTGATTACATCGTCTTCGATGACACGCACTTCCGCGAGGACCTGCAGTGGGCCGATGCCGTGCCTATGTTCGAGCGCCTGATTGCCCTGTGCGCCGAGCGCGGCCTGGAGTTTGGCGTCAAGCTGACCAATACCTTCCCCGTCGACGTGACGAGGAACGAGCTGCCCTCTACCGAGATGTACATGTCCGGCCGTTCGCTGTTCTCGCTGACCATCGAGGCCGCCCGCCGCATTACCGAGCAGTTCGATGGCAAGCTGCGCATCAGCCACTCCGGTGGTGCCACGGTCTACAACATCCGCGCCCTGTACGATGCCGGCATTTGGCCCGTTACCCTGGCGACCGACGTGCTCAAGCCCGGTGGCTACGAGCGCTTTAGCCAGATGGCCGGCGAGTTCACCGATCTGGATGGCAAGCCGTTCGCGGGCGTCTCGCTCGACGCCGTGGCCGCGATCCAGGCCGATTCGCTCACCAACCCGCTCTACAAGAAGCCGCTGCGTCCGCTGCCCGACCGCAAGGTCGCCGGCAAGAGCCCGCTTTCCGACTGCTTTACCACGCCGTGCCGCACGAGCTGCCCCATCCAGCAGGATATTCCCGCCTATCTGGCAGCTGTTGACGAGGGCCGCTACGAGGACGCGCTCAACATCATCATCGAGCGCAACGCCCTGCCGTTCATTACCGGCACCATCTGCCCGCATCCCTGCGGCCGCGCTTGCGAGCGTGCGTTCTACGAGCCCGAGGGCGCCCAGATTCGCGCCAGCAAGCTCAAGGCCGCCCGCGAGGCCATGACCGCCGTGCTGCCCAAGCTGCGCGCCCAGGCCATCGCCAACGACAGCGAGCGCAATGTTGCCGTTATCGGCGGCGGCCCTGCCGGTCTGGCGACGGCGTTCTTCCTGACGCGCGCCGGCGTGCGCGTCACCATCTTCGAGGCCCGCGATTCGCTTGGCGGCGTGGTCCGTCACGTGATCCCCGAGTTCCGTATCGCGAGCGACGACATCTCCCACGATGCCGAGCTCTGCCTGGCCTTTGGCGCCAAGGTGCAGCTCAACGCTCGCGTGGAGTCCATCGGCGAGCTCAAGGCTCAGGGCTTTACCGACGTTGTCGTGGCCACCGGTGCCTGGATGCCCGGCTCTGCGGGCTTGGGCGAGGGCGCCGAGCTCGACGTGCTGGAGTTCCTCGAGGCCGCCAAGAGGGGCGAGAAGCTCGAGCTGGGCGAGGACGTCGTAGTCATTGGCGCCGGCAACACCGCCATGGATGCTGCCCGCGTGGCCAAGCGCCTGGCTGGTGTGAAGAACGTGCGCCTGGTGTATCGCCGCACCAAGAAGCAGATGCCCGCCGACGAGGAAGAGCTTGATCTTGCTCTTGCCGACGGCGTTGAGTTCTGCGAGCTGCTGGCTCCCAAGGCACTCAACGGCGCCGTGCTGACCTGCGATGTTATGGAGCTTGGCGAGCCGGATGCAAGCGGCCGTCGCAGCCCCGTTGCCACGGGCGAGACCGTTGAGCTTCCCGCCACCACGGTGATCTGCGCCGTGGGTGAGGGTATCGATGCCAGCCTGTATGATGCCGCGGGCGTCGAGCACGACCGTCGTGGCCGTCTTGCCGCCACCTCCACCGGTGTCGAGGGCGTCTGGGCTGCGGGCGACTGTCGTCGCGGTCCGGCCACCGTGGTCGAGGCTATTGCCGACGCCGCCGAAGTCGCCCGCGCCATCGCTGGCGTGGACTTTAACAAGTACGCCGACTGCAACGAGCAGGCCGGTCGCGAGGACACCTGCTACGAGCGCAAGGGGTCGCTGTGCCGCGACAAGCGCAACTGCACCAAGACCCGCTGCCTGGGCTGCGGTTCGGTGTGCGAGGTCTGCTGCGACGTGTGCCCCAACCGCGCCAACGTTGCCATCAAGGTGCCGGGCCTGGCCAAGCATCAGGTCGTTCATGTCGACGGCATGTGCAACGAGTGCGGCAACTGCGCCGTGTTCTGCCCCTACCAGGAGGGTCGTCCCTACAAGGACAAACTCACCCTGTTCTGGAGCGAGCAGGACATGGAGAACTCCGAGAACGAGGGCTTCCTGGCCGTGGGCGAGGACCACTTTAAGGTCCGCGTCGCCGGCACGGTCCGCACCGTATCGGTCGATGCCGTCAACACCGGTCTTCCCGAGGCCGTCCGCCTGACCATCAGGGCTGTGCGCGACAACTATTCGTACCTTCTTAAGAAATAG
- the ssnA gene encoding putative aminohydrolase SsnA, with protein MLLVANGSIFTRNAQTPFIPNGAVAIDGDTIVEVGPERELKAKYPDAEYVDAQGNLIMPGLINCHTHIYSGLARGLAIKGCNPTNFLENLEQQWWKIDDNLTLDGTKASAYATILDSIRDGVTTIFDHHASFCEIPGSLFTIKDAAQELGMRSCLCYEVSDRRGQEKCDQAIAENAEFAQWAAKERRDNDNHMIAAMFGGHATFTLSDETMDKMAEANNGLTGFHIHVCEGMNDVWDSRLNRGGISPVERLLQHNLLGPDTMLGHCIHVTPAEMDIVKESGTWLVNNPESNMGNAVGCAPVLEFFRRGIPVCMGTDAYTHDMLESLKVFLIIQRHNAAMPNVGWCEAMTMLFENNAKMASKYFDRKLGVLEAGAAADVIVMDYKPFTPLSEENIDGHMLFGMMGKNCRTTIINGRVLYKDREFVGIDEDKINAWTMAESKKLWSTLNDRAY; from the coding sequence ATGCTTCTGGTCGCTAACGGTTCCATCTTTACCCGCAACGCTCAGACCCCGTTTATTCCAAACGGTGCGGTCGCCATTGACGGAGATACGATCGTCGAAGTGGGCCCCGAGCGCGAGCTCAAGGCCAAGTACCCGGATGCCGAGTACGTCGATGCCCAGGGCAACCTCATCATGCCCGGACTTATCAACTGCCACACCCACATCTACTCGGGTCTGGCCCGCGGCCTTGCCATTAAGGGCTGCAACCCCACCAACTTCTTGGAGAATCTCGAGCAGCAGTGGTGGAAGATCGACGACAACCTGACGCTCGACGGCACCAAGGCCAGCGCCTATGCTACGATTTTGGACTCCATCCGCGACGGCGTCACCACGATCTTCGATCACCATGCGAGCTTCTGCGAGATCCCGGGAAGCCTCTTTACCATTAAGGATGCAGCTCAGGAGCTGGGCATGCGTTCGTGCCTGTGCTACGAGGTTTCCGATCGCCGTGGCCAGGAAAAATGCGACCAGGCCATTGCCGAGAACGCCGAATTTGCCCAGTGGGCCGCCAAGGAGCGTCGCGATAACGACAACCACATGATCGCTGCCATGTTTGGCGGGCATGCCACCTTTACGCTGTCGGACGAGACCATGGACAAGATGGCCGAGGCCAACAACGGCCTGACCGGCTTCCACATCCATGTGTGCGAGGGCATGAATGACGTGTGGGACTCCCGCCTCAACCGCGGTGGCATCAGCCCCGTCGAGCGCCTGCTGCAGCACAACCTGCTTGGTCCCGACACCATGCTGGGCCACTGCATCCACGTGACGCCTGCCGAGATGGATATCGTCAAGGAGTCCGGCACCTGGCTGGTCAACAACCCCGAATCCAATATGGGCAACGCCGTGGGCTGCGCCCCCGTGCTCGAGTTCTTCCGCCGCGGCATCCCCGTGTGCATGGGTACCGACGCCTACACCCACGATATGCTCGAGAGCCTTAAGGTCTTCCTGATCATTCAGCGCCACAACGCTGCCATGCCCAACGTGGGCTGGTGCGAGGCCATGACTATGCTGTTTGAGAACAACGCCAAGATGGCGAGCAAGTACTTCGATCGCAAGCTTGGTGTGCTCGAGGCCGGCGCTGCCGCCGACGTTATCGTTATGGACTACAAGCCCTTTACGCCGCTGAGCGAGGAGAACATCGACGGCCACATGCTCTTTGGCATGATGGGCAAAAACTGCCGCACCACCATCATCAACGGCCGCGTCCTGTACAAGGATCGCGAGTTCGTTGGCATTGATGAGGACAAGATCAACGCGTGGACCATGGCTGAGTCCAAGAAGCTCTGGAGCACGCTCAACGATCGCGCCTACTAA